In Thunnus thynnus chromosome 4, fThuThy2.1, whole genome shotgun sequence, the DNA window ATGACACGCAcacttcaaatcaaattcctcccaacGTCATGTCCTGTCTGCCTATCCTGTTTCACTTGGAAATGCGTCACGATTTGAATGGCCAAACTTCCCCAGTATTTCCACAGTATTTTTTGTggtcatttctttatttatttattaaaactgtgTCCTACTCCCATGCCATGGTGACCAAACCCTCCCCATACACACTGCAAGATCTCCAAATATTCAATATTGTTACAGTGACAcagcaaacaaaatataaagtatTCAGACAACATATGCTTCAGCAATTTTTGAATGatgaaacaataacaaaaaggtCATTGAATGTCATGATAAATCCTCAATGACTGTAAGACATAAGGGGCCAATGTTCACCCCAAAAATATAGAACTTCTCTTTGCAACTGTCTGATAGTGAGATGGAAACTGTTTCACATTCCAGATGTTCTCATATTTCTTTATATCACGTAGAAAAACGAAGCTGTAGAACTGCTTGCCTTTTCCCTCTGGCAGCTTCTTCATGAATCTTGAAGAATCTCTTCCTCTGTATGCAAAACCAAATTCAGAGAAGACTCATGGGAAAGAAAAACGCAGACTTATTTCCAATAAGGAATCATTCGGTTTCTCcactgtgtttctgtattttattgagCTTGAACTTTCcagtttttgccatttttagCTTGCTAATGAAAGTACTCTCAAAGTTCCAATGAACAATGGGCGTCTCGGCTGTTTTAAAGCGACATGTTTCCTACAGACTGAATCCCCTCACATGTCAGTTCAACAacagctattttttttcttttacaaacaGCCACTGTAAatgtcctcttcctctcttgtaGATTACAACAAGTGCATTTCAAGGCTCCCTTGTGCGAGGCAAAGAGAGAGGAGATTATCTTCCTGGATGGCAACTTTTCCTCAGCTGCTGAGTTTTTTGTGACCGTCGGTGTTTTTGCTTTCCTGTACTCTCTGCTGGCAACCATTGTCTACGTCTTCTACCAGAACAAGTAcctaaagaaaaacagaggcCCACTTGTGGTCAGTGAGTTTATCCCTTAAACAAACACTCTCAAGTGTGCTCAAATgaattactgtacatacaatatTATGtgatcattttgtgtttgtatgataTGAAATATGTTGAATTAAGTATTTAATTCTGTGTGTGACTTCCTCCCTTTCTGTCTTCTTTCCAGGATTTTGTTGTTACAGTGATCTTCTCCTTCATGTGGCTGGTCAGCAGTTGTTGTTGGGCCAAAACTATTTCTGATATCAAGACAGCCACAAACCCAACACAGGTGCTCCTGCTCATCTCCGCCTGCAGAGCTCAAGAGAACAAATGCACAGCTACCCAGGAGCCTCTCTGGTCACGTCTTAATACATCTGTGGTAAGTATTCAGTCAACAAATGAGacataaaactgaattaaacagtAACCTTCAAACTAACATttcctttttgtccttttttctaCCTCcaggtttttggttttgttaatGTTGTCCTGTGGGTTGGAAATATTTGGTTTGTGTTCAAAGAGACAGGCTGGTACAAGACTGGTCAGAGATACCCAACCAGGAGTGCTTCTGGGAAACGGGCCAGTGAAATGAGACAGCGGCTCTACAGTGAGAGCAGCTTTGACCAGCCAGAAGAGAGTTTTGGTCCACAACCCTCCAGACAAGACAGTTTCAATCAGTCAAAGGGGGATTTGGGTCAGCAGGTCCACAGACAAGTTAGCATCAACCAGTCACAAGTGAGCTTTAGCTTACCACAGACATATCTTGGTAAACCGGTCATTTATGACAGGGAGAATAAAGCCTCCCAAGGGCCAATGATATTTGTCAATGAGATGTGATTTTGTCTTGGCTTTT includes these proteins:
- the synprb gene encoding synaptoporin b, translating into MCMVIFAPIFAICAFATCGGYFGHLQVKVDCADRRQSNLSINIDFGYPFRLQQVHFKAPLCEAKREEIIFLDGNFSSAAEFFVTVGVFAFLYSLLATIVYVFYQNKYLKKNRGPLVDFVVTVIFSFMWLVSSCCWAKTISDIKTATNPTQVLLLISACRAQENKCTATQEPLWSRLNTSVVFGFVNVVLWVGNIWFVFKETGWYKTGQRYPTRSASGKRASEMRQRLYSESSFDQPEESFGPQPSRQDSFNQSKGDLGQQVHRQVSINQSQVSFSLPQTYLGKPVIYDRENKASQGPMIFVNEM